A single Lactuca sativa cultivar Salinas chromosome 8, Lsat_Salinas_v11, whole genome shotgun sequence DNA region contains:
- the LOC111885750 gene encoding protein LURP-one-related 10: protein MGQQTSNEASVIGHQFVAPYPIDIIVESNSKGKFVVTDTENKLMLKVKPCDSTFHHQRLLLSADDKPILMLRDKILSSHTRWNAFWGKSTSNSDLAFSTKTPSIIQFRKSLHVFLADKTSSKGVCDFKIKGSWSKKNCTIYMGDSSTIIAQMHKMQKSKKVKSAKGKFMVTISKNADYAFVIALIAIVHAMKSTEDEYAEQIIASVGQVVVATV from the exons AAACTTCCAATGAAGCTTCTGTAATAGGACATCAGTTTGTTGCACCATATCCAATTGATATCATAGTGGAATCAAATTCAAAAGGAAAGTTTGTGGTCACAGATACTGAAAATAAACTCATGCTCAAAGTAAAGCCATGCGATTCAACATTCCATCATCAACGTCTACTCCTCAGTGCAGATGACAAACCCATTTTGATGCTGCGGGATAAG ATCTTGAGTAGCCATACTCGATGGAATGCCTTCTGGGGTAAAAGTACATCCAATTCCGATCTGGCGTTTAGCACAAAAACACCAAGTATAATCCAGTTTAGGAAGAGTCTACATGTGTTCTTGGCAGATAAAACAAGCAGCAAAGGTGTATGTGATTTCAAGATCAAAGGAAGCTGGTCGAAGAAAAATTGCACTATTTACATGGGAGATTCTTCAACGATAATAGCTCAA ATGCATAAAATGCAAAAATCTAAGAAAGTGAAGTCAGCTAAGGGCAAATTCATGGTGACGATATCTAAGAATGCAGATTATGCATTTGTGATCGCACTTATTGCTATTGTTCATGCTATGAAAAGCACAGAAGACGAATACGCTGAACAAATTATCGCAAGTGTTGGTCAAGTCGTTGTTGCAACTGTTTGA